A stretch of the Lolium perenne isolate Kyuss_39 chromosome 3, Kyuss_2.0, whole genome shotgun sequence genome encodes the following:
- the LOC127345598 gene encoding uncharacterized protein — protein sequence MAQELEPTAMAAAAGQAPVSPAKATAADWSSLPSDLVRRIADCFLDTNDVDWYMDLRAVCHSWRSATDDPKKNPIDGRFHPREWIVLDGDVVSQSDDMRVFVNIGTGRFLRKKLPRLRRYYVVAITFGGFFVLADRSPPHAARVLNPFTGELVRYAAPVPRDTGVAVFFFSGGIPHNLTLLCDSSRKYYTAVPDSKRFDAQRLDEFIYNYMRKAVVGGVYANGGGWGSVACSTMLDNLCELTEMLQVEFVKFFSGDPFRHTSDIRCFLVEFGGQAMFITKAPGRVGVLGIEPEKQKLVPMKTIGKYAIFIGHHRCLVVDTGKFPSIEANCVYYTLQIGRFAGIVKHNISDGTDKRVSDSLEFVEQNKEFVLDTARPFTIIQVLCNYTINLRGSELA from the coding sequence ATGGCGCAAGAATTGGAGCCTACGGCAATGGCCGCTGCGGCCGGCCAAGCTCCAGTATCTCCGGCCAAGGCGACCGCAGCAGACTGGTCCTCGCTCCCGTCGGACCTCGTCCGCCGCATCGCTGACTGCTTCCTCGACACCAACGACGTCGACTGGTACATGGATCTCCGTGCCGTCTGCCACAGCTGGCGCTCAGCCACCGACGACCCCAAGAAGAATCCCATCGACGGCCGCTTCCACCCGCGTGAGTGGATCGTCCTCGACGGCGATGTGGTCTCCCAGAGCGATGACATGCGAGTCTTTGTGAACATCGGCACCGGCCGCTTCCTCCGCAAGAAGCTGCCGCGGCTCCGCCGCTACTACGTCGTCGCCATTACTTTCGGTGGCTTCTTCGTCCTCGCCGACAGGAGCCCGCCTCACGCCGCTCGCGTCCTCAATCCTTTCACCGGCGAACTGGTCCGTTACGCGGCACCTGTGCCCCGGGACACGGGGGTTGCTgttttcttcttctccggcggcaTTCCGCACAACCTCACACTGCTCTGTGACTCATCTCGCAAGTACTACACGGCTGTTCCTGACAGCAAACGTTTCGACGCCCAAAGACTGGACGAATTCATTTACAACTACATGAGGAAGGCAGTGGTGGGCGGTGTCTACGCCAATGGCGGTGGGTGGGGGTCGGTGGCGTGTAGTACCATGTTAGACAATCTGTGTGAATTGACGGAGATGCTTCAGGTTGAGTTTGTCAAGTTCTTCTCGGGCGATCCATTTAGACACACCAGCGACATCCGGTGTTTCTTGGTGGAGTTTGGTGGACAAGCCATGTTCATCACCAAGGCGCCGGGACGCGTTGGGGTTCTTGGGATCGAACCGGAGAAGCAAAAGCTCGTACCCATGAAGACCATCGGCAAGTATGCCATCTTCATCGGCCATCACAGGTGCCTGGTTGTTGATACTGGCAAGTTCCCGTCCATTGAGGCAAACTGTGTCTACTACACTCTACAGATTGGTCGATTTGCTGGCATAGTGAAGCACAACATCAGTGACGGGACAGACAAGAGGGTCTCTGATTCCCTCGAATTCGTCGAGCAGAACAAGGAGTTTGTCCTTGATACTGCCCGTCCTTTCACGATCATCCAGGTTCTCTGCAACTACACCATCAACCTCAGGGGTTCTGAACTGGCCTGA
- the LOC127340339 gene encoding WAT1-related protein At5g64700 — translation MDDEGGAKVSAGGGCKAVFPAESVMLPASMVLVQLFSIVLVLLSKLALNTGMQPFVLLAYRNLIGAAAVAPLAFFFERKAKKVPNLIECGWITINATFGVILAMGLYYYGLRGTNATYSVIFLNLIPIVTSLVAIALRAEKLAFTSWPGKMKLLGILACVGGTMVVTLYKGKMLRHPWPTHLLRPHTHAAATPAVHHNMVAGTLFLCGSCLGYAFWFIIQVRLAKVFPSRYWATTLTCLSGSLQAFVIGILIDHDTSAWRLKWDLQLLTVVYSGIFNTGVAFILMSWAVKRRGPIYPSMFNSLAMVATVIMDSALLGTSIFLGSILGTLLVILGLYAFLWGKGKELQEAMAAAKNASGKEEAGDCGEHGSQELEQRRGSNELA, via the exons ATGGACGATGAGGGAGGCGCGAAGGTCAGTGCCGGTGGCGGCTGCAAGGCCGTTTTCCCGGCGGAGAGCGTGATGCTGCCGGCAAGCATGGTGCTGGTGCAGCTCTTCTCCATAGTGCTGGTGCTCCTCTCGAAGCTGGCTCTCAACACCGGCATGCAGCCCTTCGTCCTGCTCGCCTACCGGAACCTCAtcggcgccgccgccgtcgcgccgCTCGCCTTCTTCTTCGAGAG GAAAGCAAAGAAAGTCCCCAACCTCATCGAGTGTGGCTGGATTACCATAAACGCCACTTTCGG GGTTATCCTGGCGATGGGGCTTTACTACTATGGCCTGCGCGGCACCAACGCCACCTACTCCGTCATCTTTCTCAACCTCATCCCCATCGTCACCTCCCTCGTCGCCATCGCACTCAG GGCAGAGAAGCTGGCATTCACAAGCTGGCCTGGCAAGATGAAGCTCCTGGGCATCTTGGCGTGCGTCGGGGGAACAATGGTGGTCACCCTCTACAAAGGCAAGATGCTGCGCCATCCTTGGCCTACCCACCTGCTGAGGCCCCATACTCATGCAGCAGCAACTCCGGCAGTTCACCACAATATGGTCGCAGGCACACTATTCCTGTGCGGCAGCTGCCTCGGATACGCCTTCTGGTTCATCATACAG GTTAGGCTAGCTAAGGTTTTCCCATCTAGGTACTGGGCGACGACGCTAACGTGTCTGTCCGGGAGCCTGCAAGCTTTCGTTATCGGCATCTTGATCGACCATGACACGTCAGCATGGAGGCTTAAGTGGGACCTACAGCTCCTCACTGTAGTCTACTCG GGGATATTCAACACCGGTGTTGCGTTCATCCTGATGTCTTGGGCGGTGAAGCGTCGTGGGCCAATTTACCCCTCCATGTTCAACTCTCTAGCCATGGTAGCAACTGTGATCATGGACTCGGCACTGCTCGGCACCAGCATCTTCTTAGGAAG CATTTTGGGAACACTGCTAGTCATCTTGGGGCTATACGCATTTCTGTGGGGGAAGGGAAAGGAGCTTCAGGAAGCTATGGCAGCAGCGAAGAACGCCAGTGGGAAGGAGGAAGCTGGAGACTGCGGCGAGCATGGTTCACAAGAACTGGAGCAGCGCCGTGGCAGCAATGAGTTAGCATAA